CAGCAATCTCAAAAGTAGGCGGAGCTTTGCGTTCCAAAACCGTCTTTTGCGAACCACGCCGTCTAGCCTCATCATCTCCCAGCGTCACAGCCTGAATTCCCCCAACCAAGTCCGACAGAGTAGGATTTTTAATCAGGTTTTCAATCTGATTACCGTGGGCAGTTCCCACCAATTGCACCCCGCGTTCGGCAATTGTCCGGGCTGCTAAAGCTTCCAGTTCTGTACCAATTTCATCAATGACAATGACTTCTGGCATATGGTTTTCCACAGCCTCAATCATGACTTGATGTTGTAACTCTGGCTTAGAAACTTGCATCCGTCTTGCACGACCAATGGCTGGGTGAGCAACATCACCATCCCCAGCAATTTCGTTAGATGTGTCAATAATCACCACTCGTTTATGCAAATCATCCGCCAACACGCGGGCGATTTCTCTTAAAGCTGTAGTTTTACCAACACCAGGACGACCCAGCATGAGAATTGATTGACCAGTTTCCACCAAATCGCGGATCATGGCAATTGTTCCGAATACTGCCCTGCCGACACGACAAGTTAAGCCAATAATCTTACCACTACGGTTGCGGATAGCACTGATCCGATGCAAAGTTTTCTCAATTCCAGCCCGATTATCCCCCCCAAAATTTCCAACTCGTTGAATGCAATCATCTATCTGTGCTTGAGTGACCGGTGTTTCGCTCAGATACTCCGCTGCATGGGGAAACCGAGCTTCAGGGCGACGGCCTAAATCCAAGACTACCTCAACTAAAATATCCCCTTTCGGATGATTCTCTAATTTTTCTTGGAGGTCTTGAGGCAAAATATCTAACAACTTTTGGAGATCTTCTGTAATCGTCATGCTTTCTATTGGTGACTTGACGTTTTTAGAGACATGGTTGGAGCGTTACTGCCCAGACTTAATCTGGGAAACGAGAGTATGGGCAAGCCTTACAGCCTCCCACAGTAATTCCGGTTCTTCTTCTAAGGGAATATTGCCTTGACTATCAGTGTTAATCACCTCCTTGTTTTCCAACTGGTCAAGAATGGGTGACAGCAATACACGAGCGTAACTACCATAGCCAACCCCGGCTATTTTGGATTTTGGATTTTGGATTTTGGATTTTAGATTGTGTTCTTCTAATCCAAAATCTAAAATCGGCAATCTAAAATCATTAAGCAGTCCCATTCCCCGCAATTTGGGAACGGTGTAGCTATTAGTGCCGCCTGCTAACTGCACATATCCCGGTAGGTTTGCTGTCAAAACTTTTTGTCCTAATTTTATTGTGGCTATGGTAGTACCATCACCAATATCACCACTCATAGAACGTCCATCAGTCTGCCAAATCAGAAACTGGGGACGGGGGACAATCAAATTGTAAATAGCTTGTAGGTAATCAATTAACCCTTCTCCATCGTTACAACTGATGGCTACCAATTTTAATTGGTCTACCCAAGGTGTCATTGCGTCCCATAACCGTTGGAATTGTGCCAACCGCCCTACTTGAGTATGAATTTCTATAGCTTCTATTCCAGTTGATATAATCAATGGTGCGATTGCCCCTGGCGTTGATACATAAGATTTTGTATAAATTATACCATAAGGACAGATAGGAATGCAACGGCCACATCCATAACATTTTTCAGAAATCACTCCAGAAAAATCATCTTTGGTATTGTTAAATAAAATTGCTTGGGCTGGACAAATTTTCTCACATGGTCTAGGACAATCACTAGGACAGTCCTGATAATTAAACTCAGCCTTCCGAAAATGCGGATCTTCACCATCATTGAGGCTGACCATCAACAAAGGCAAATCACCCGTAAAGGCAAAGCCTCGCTTCTGAGCATCATCTGTTAAGGTTTGTGCTACCAATAAAGCCTCCTGAGTAGCAGCAATGACAGCCGGATCTGCTGCCACATCTATACAGTCAGCACCAGCCAAAGTGTACGCTAACGTGAGATTTCTGACCGCAGGAAGATGTTGGAAACTGGCTCCGCAAATTAACTTGAACCAGTTACCGTGTTTTAGGGATTGTAAAGGGGCTAATAAATCAGTCACACTTCCATTATGCGTTTATTCCACTGAAAATAGCAGCCTGTCATCAGAAAAATTTAGATTTTTTGTTACTAATTTTTTATTAGTATATTTCGACACTACTGCCGAGAGTAATCATTTTCCCTGTTTCCGCTACCTCCTGAATTTCTCAAGTATATCAACGGCTCAGTATAAAACTGGTAGTCCAGAAACCTAATACAAGAGCAAGGTAGACAAAAAATGCCGATTTAAGTCCGAATGATACAAGTTGATGTTCGCTAACTACAGAGTTATGTTCAAAGTTTTTGGAAATAGTCATTGTTAATACAATGATTGCAGAGGAAGTAAATACGGCATATCCTGCCGCACTGTTTTGTACAGCAGCAAAAAGTAATCCGTTTTCTAGTGACTTACCTATATTGTGTTGAAGTGTCATCATTAATGCGTTTCCGCCCACATTAGAGCCTGTAATATTGCCACTAAGCATACCCAAAGCCGGAGTAATAAACATATACATTGCTTTGCTTTGGGAAATACTTGCCACAAATGAAGAAAACGCATTTAGCATTCCAGATTCTTGCATTAGCTGCGCCAGAAAAGCAAAAAGAAATAAGCTTAAACAGGCTGTTTTAGATTTTTGAATAATCCCTAAATGAGATATTTTTACTTTTTCCAAGGAAAACCAAGTACCAGCGACAATAGCTACAACTATTCCCGGACTTTTAAATATTGCCAGTTTAATTCGGGATGTTTCTAGTATAGCTATGGATGATAATAACTCAGAAACAGGTGGGATTAATCTTGATGCTAATATTAAAATAAGTAAAATAAAATAAGGAGTTAATAGTTTAAATAGTTCAAATAAATTTATTTTTTTAAAGGACGAGGGATCTGTTTTTTTGTGGTATCTAGTTAAAATAATTGTTGTTACTATACCCACCGTCAGTCCAGAGAGAACTCCTGCTAGTTCACTTAAGCCTAATGAACTAAAAACATATAGCATTAGAGATAAACCTAATCCCATTGTTATCGCCAGAATAATATTCTGCTTGATCCCTTCTATGCCATCAATAATATATGCTCCAATCAAACCGAAAGTTGGAAATACAAAAAGGCTGACTAATGCAGTAGTAGCACTTAGCTTATTAATTGGCTCTTCACTCAGAGATGAACCCACAAGAGTTGCAAGAGCCAGAGTTCCCCAGGGCATGATATTCATGCCTATAATTGATAGACGATATGCTTTATAATCTGGAAATAGACTAAAAAATAAAGGAATTGATAGAAAAAGTGACACACCAAACCCAGTTAGAGATTCAATAGCTGGAAGGAAAGCAATTAATAATAAAAGTGCTTTATGAGCCTTATTTATCGGAAAT
The DNA window shown above is from Anabaena sp. WA102 and carries:
- the ldpA gene encoding circadian clock protein LdpA; translation: MTDLLAPLQSLKHGNWFKLICGASFQHLPAVRNLTLAYTLAGADCIDVAADPAVIAATQEALLVAQTLTDDAQKRGFAFTGDLPLLMVSLNDGEDPHFRKAEFNYQDCPSDCPRPCEKICPAQAILFNNTKDDFSGVISEKCYGCGRCIPICPYGIIYTKSYVSTPGAIAPLIISTGIEAIEIHTQVGRLAQFQRLWDAMTPWVDQLKLVAISCNDGEGLIDYLQAIYNLIVPRPQFLIWQTDGRSMSGDIGDGTTIATIKLGQKVLTANLPGYVQLAGGTNSYTVPKLRGMGLLNDFRLPILDFGLEEHNLKSKIQNPKSKIAGVGYGSYARVLLSPILDQLENKEVINTDSQGNIPLEEEPELLWEAVRLAHTLVSQIKSGQ
- a CDS encoding L-lactate permease, producing MDTIKAFIGISPVILSISVILFFKRNTVTGALAGILLGSLIIMTTDWFTLNSSNLSTAILTTAILTISAALVIVPGLYLNAVLQGQGKIESLSEMIKIFPINKAHKALLLLIAFLPAIESLTGFGVSLFLSIPLFFSLFPDYKAYRLSIIGMNIMPWGTLALATLVGSSLSEEPINKLSATTALVSLFVFPTFGLIGAYIIDGIEGIKQNIILAITMGLGLSLMLYVFSSLGLSELAGVLSGLTVGIVTTIILTRYHKKTDPSSFKKINLFELFKLLTPYFILLILILASRLIPPVSELLSSIAILETSRIKLAIFKSPGIVVAIVAGTWFSLEKVKISHLGIIQKSKTACLSLFLFAFLAQLMQESGMLNAFSSFVASISQSKAMYMFITPALGMLSGNITGSNVGGNALMMTLQHNIGKSLENGLLFAAVQNSAAGYAVFTSSAIIVLTMTISKNFEHNSVVSEHQLVSFGLKSAFFVYLALVLGFWTTSFILSR